From Vibrio aerogenes, a single genomic window includes:
- the tadA gene encoding tRNA adenosine(34) deaminase TadA, with amino-acid sequence MEQEHAVFSAQDEHYMRRAIELAALAEKEGEVPVGAVLVKQGQIIAEGWNQSVGSHDATAHAEIQVLRKAGTVLENYRLTGTTLYVTLEPCPMCAGALLHSRVQRIVYGASDLKTGAAGTVMNLFEGQGVYHYAVIEKGLLESDCRQQLQQFFKRRRKEIKASKKHHGG; translated from the coding sequence TTGGAACAGGAACACGCTGTATTTTCTGCACAGGACGAACACTATATGCGTCGTGCAATTGAGCTGGCTGCTTTGGCTGAAAAAGAAGGGGAAGTACCGGTTGGTGCCGTGTTGGTCAAACAAGGCCAGATCATCGCAGAAGGCTGGAATCAGTCTGTGGGATCTCACGATGCGACTGCTCATGCTGAAATTCAGGTGTTGAGAAAAGCAGGTACAGTGCTGGAAAACTACCGTCTCACGGGAACAACATTGTATGTCACTCTGGAGCCCTGTCCGATGTGTGCCGGCGCTTTATTGCACAGCCGTGTACAGCGCATTGTGTATGGTGCTTCAGACCTGAAGACCGGTGCAGCCGGCACCGTGATGAATTTATTTGAAGGTCAGGGCGTCTATCATTACGCCGTGATTGAAAAAGGGTTACTTGAATCAGACTGCCGACAACAATTACAGCAGTTTTTTAAGCGCCGGCGAAAAGAGATTAAAGCCAGTAAGAAACATCACGGCGGATAA
- a CDS encoding LysR family transcriptional regulator, translating into MANWEGVAEFIAVAEAESFTLAATRLSTSVANISRRVAALESRLAVRLLLRTTRQVSLTEAGQLYYQQCKPLLEGLEQAEMNVTSMQQNPAGRLRVTVPVTYGERIIAPIMQDFLEQYPQLELELNLTNQRLDLIEQGIDLAIRLGVLADSSLKARKLCSRKLYVCASPVYLEKYGAPHTLKELSGHQCLLGTNDYWRFKENHTIRSPGIHGTLRCNSGVVLLSAALRGMGLIQLPDYYVSSALASGELIEVLSRYRDDREGVWALYPQNRFLSPKVRLLIDYLYRCLSPGDLKMHVQVD; encoded by the coding sequence ATGGCAAACTGGGAAGGTGTCGCTGAGTTTATTGCAGTGGCTGAAGCTGAAAGTTTTACGTTGGCAGCGACAAGACTGTCAACATCGGTGGCGAATATCAGCCGCAGAGTGGCTGCGCTGGAATCTCGGCTGGCTGTCAGGTTGCTGTTACGAACCACCCGGCAGGTATCGCTGACAGAAGCGGGGCAACTGTACTATCAGCAGTGTAAGCCATTGCTGGAGGGGCTGGAGCAGGCCGAAATGAATGTGACAAGTATGCAGCAAAACCCGGCAGGACGTCTTCGGGTGACAGTGCCGGTCACTTATGGCGAAAGAATCATTGCTCCGATCATGCAGGATTTTCTGGAACAATATCCGCAGCTTGAACTTGAACTGAATCTGACCAATCAACGGCTGGATTTGATTGAGCAGGGGATTGATCTGGCGATCAGGCTGGGGGTTTTAGCTGATTCCAGCCTGAAAGCCCGGAAATTATGTTCCCGGAAGCTCTATGTCTGTGCCAGCCCGGTCTATCTGGAAAAGTATGGTGCGCCCCACACTCTCAAAGAGCTGTCAGGGCATCAGTGTCTGCTTGGTACCAATGATTACTGGCGGTTTAAAGAGAATCATACAATCAGGTCGCCGGGGATTCACGGGACTTTACGTTGTAACAGTGGGGTCGTATTGCTGAGTGCAGCACTTCGGGGAATGGGACTGATCCAGTTGCCGGATTATTATGTATCATCTGCTTTGGCATCTGGTGAGCTGATTGAAGTGTTAAGCCGTTACCGGGATGATCGTGAAGGGGTTTGGGCACTTTATCCGCAGAATCGCTTTTTATCACCGAAAGTCCGGTTGTTGATTGATTACTTATATCGTTGTTTATCCCCGGGTGACCTCAAGATGCATGTTCAGGTTGATTGA
- a CDS encoding prepilin-type N-terminal cleavage/methylation domain-containing protein, translating into MVFLRVKPHTGMTLPEMIVTLFLSSLLILSLAQIVSTQLVNTQRLNRRIYLQRQLLTVIQMIRNDMRRAGYNMNTGHSAVFRQGNHVISLSLSADQMGYVYRLSPAGPGQFRQVVFKLSESEHVARLLLCEKSAAIPLTMAEAAQSDRQSPCFSVFDSEQIRVDEFHVSTTQTVRGKTTSRQVSVVLGVSLIDMPSMHESVHFSLTERNAL; encoded by the coding sequence ATGGTTTTCCTGCGTGTTAAACCCCACACCGGAATGACATTACCTGAAATGATTGTGACTCTTTTTCTCAGTAGTCTGCTGATTTTATCACTGGCTCAAATTGTATCGACTCAGCTGGTGAATACGCAGCGTTTGAACCGGCGGATTTATCTGCAGCGCCAGTTGCTGACCGTGATTCAGATGATCCGCAATGATATGCGGCGGGCCGGATACAACATGAATACTGGCCACAGTGCTGTATTTCGGCAGGGAAACCATGTGATTTCACTCTCTTTAAGCGCTGATCAGATGGGGTATGTGTACCGGCTTTCCCCGGCTGGGCCGGGACAATTCAGGCAAGTCGTATTTAAGTTATCTGAATCAGAGCATGTTGCGCGGCTGTTGCTATGCGAGAAGTCTGCTGCAATCCCCCTGACAATGGCTGAAGCTGCACAGTCTGACCGGCAGTCTCCCTGCTTCTCTGTTTTTGACTCTGAGCAGATCCGGGTTGATGAATTCCATGTTTCAACAACGCAGACGGTACGCGGGAAAACAACTTCCCGGCAGGTTTCTGTGGTGCTGGGAGTCTCCTTAATCGATATGCCATCAATGCATGAATCAGTGCATTTTTCGCTGACAGAGAGGAACGCATTGTGA
- the fghA gene encoding S-formylglutathione hydrolase: MLEQVSQSKVFGGWHKQYTHVSTTLNCTMRFAIFLPPGASEQNPVPVLYWLSGLTCSDENFMQKAGAFKKAAECGIAIVAPDTSPRGESVPDDPEGGYDLGLGAGFYLDAIRLPWDQHYSMYSYVVKELPELIETHFPVTSVRSISGHSMGGHGAMTIGIKHSDSYRSISAFSPICHPGACPWGQKAFRAYLGENRGLWQEYDTVELFKTRTCTLPVLIDQGEADPFLEEQLRPQDLLAVINKQHTDFNYRSHPGYDHSYYFIQSFIDQHIEFHAKYLFSDC; the protein is encoded by the coding sequence ATGTTAGAACAAGTCAGCCAGTCAAAGGTTTTTGGCGGATGGCATAAACAATATACCCACGTATCCACAACGCTGAACTGTACGATGCGTTTTGCGATTTTTTTACCACCCGGTGCATCAGAGCAAAACCCGGTCCCGGTATTGTACTGGCTTTCCGGCCTGACCTGCAGCGATGAAAATTTTATGCAAAAAGCCGGTGCATTTAAAAAAGCGGCAGAGTGTGGCATTGCGATCGTTGCACCAGACACCAGCCCACGGGGTGAAAGTGTCCCTGATGATCCGGAAGGCGGATATGATTTGGGACTGGGTGCCGGATTTTATCTGGATGCGATTCGCCTGCCGTGGGATCAACACTATTCGATGTATTCCTATGTTGTAAAAGAGCTCCCTGAACTCATAGAAACTCATTTCCCGGTCACATCTGTCCGTTCAATCTCAGGCCATAGTATGGGCGGACATGGTGCAATGACCATCGGCATAAAACACAGTGACAGCTATCGTTCAATTTCTGCATTCAGCCCGATATGTCATCCGGGGGCGTGCCCGTGGGGACAAAAAGCATTTCGTGCTTATCTCGGTGAAAACCGGGGCCTGTGGCAAGAGTATGATACGGTTGAATTATTCAAAACCCGAACCTGTACGCTCCCGGTACTGATTGATCAGGGCGAAGCCGATCCCTTCCTTGAAGAGCAGCTCAGACCTCAGGATTTACTGGCCGTTATCAATAAACAGCACACTGATTTTAACTACCGGAGTCATCCCGGTTACGATCACAGCTATTACTTTATTCAGAGCTTTATTGACCAGCATATTGAATTTCACGCAAAATATTTATTTTCTGATTGCTGA
- a CDS encoding type IV pilus modification PilV family protein, which produces MWNKRFGFGVIEVMVALLITSVGIIGIFQVQQLIIFQEEEISHMTEALTLARTRLAEIYAARSPTRMDHNEIQNHLYQVTVSEQQVEHMDGLWLVLVTVSWDDLRGGTHQLSLSSQIVH; this is translated from the coding sequence ATGTGGAATAAGCGGTTCGGGTTCGGAGTGATTGAGGTTATGGTGGCTTTGTTGATCACCAGTGTTGGTATTATCGGTATTTTTCAGGTTCAGCAACTGATTATTTTTCAGGAAGAGGAAATCAGCCACATGACCGAAGCTCTGACGCTCGCCCGGACACGCCTGGCGGAAATTTATGCAGCCCGGTCACCAACCAGAATGGATCACAATGAAATACAGAATCACCTGTATCAGGTCACTGTCTCCGAACAACAGGTTGAGCATATGGATGGTCTCTGGCTGGTGCTTGTCACCGTTTCTTGGGATGATCTGCGTGGGGGTACACATCAACTGAGTCTTTCAAGCCAGATTGTGCATTGA
- a CDS encoding S-(hydroxymethyl)glutathione dehydrogenase/class III alcohol dehydrogenase: protein MSEPEFIKSRAAVAWGPKQPLSIEEVDVMLPKAGEVLVKIVASGVCHTDAFTLSGEDPEGVFPSILGHEGGGIVEMVGEGVTSVAVGDHVIPLYTAECGECKFCKSGKTNLCQAVRETQGKGLMPDGTTRFYKDGQPIFHYMGCSTFSEYTVLPEISLAKVNPAAPLEEVCLLGCGVTTGMGAVMNTAKVQKGDTVAIFGLGGIGLSAIIGARMVGASRIIGIDINESKFDLAKQLGATECINPQHYDKPIQDVIVEMTDGGVDFSFECIGNVNVMRSALECCHKGWGESVIIGVAGAGQEISTRPFQLVTGRVWRGSAFGGVKGRSQLPGIVEQYLAGEFGLQEFITHTMPLDKINDAFDLMHAGESIRSVIHFEVNQ from the coding sequence ATGTCTGAGCCTGAATTCATTAAATCCCGTGCAGCCGTTGCATGGGGGCCAAAACAGCCACTTTCAATTGAAGAAGTGGATGTGATGCTGCCTAAAGCCGGAGAAGTTCTGGTTAAAATTGTTGCATCAGGCGTTTGCCATACCGATGCATTTACCCTGTCCGGAGAAGATCCGGAAGGTGTATTCCCTTCAATTCTGGGACACGAAGGCGGGGGGATCGTTGAAATGGTCGGTGAAGGCGTCACCAGTGTTGCTGTTGGTGATCATGTCATTCCGCTTTATACCGCTGAATGCGGAGAGTGCAAATTCTGTAAATCCGGAAAAACGAACTTGTGCCAGGCTGTTCGCGAGACACAAGGTAAAGGATTGATGCCGGATGGTACAACCCGCTTCTATAAAGATGGCCAACCCATTTTTCACTACATGGGATGCTCAACATTTTCTGAATACACGGTACTGCCGGAAATATCACTGGCTAAAGTCAACCCGGCTGCGCCTCTGGAAGAAGTTTGTCTGCTGGGCTGCGGTGTTACAACGGGAATGGGCGCGGTTATGAATACGGCAAAAGTTCAGAAAGGAGACACTGTCGCCATTTTCGGACTTGGCGGTATCGGACTTTCAGCCATCATCGGTGCACGTATGGTGGGTGCCAGCCGGATCATCGGGATTGATATCAATGAGAGTAAATTTGATTTGGCGAAACAACTGGGTGCGACCGAATGTATCAATCCTCAGCATTACGATAAACCGATTCAGGATGTGATTGTTGAGATGACAGATGGTGGCGTGGACTTCTCCTTTGAATGTATTGGTAACGTCAATGTCATGCGTTCAGCGCTGGAATGTTGCCATAAAGGCTGGGGAGAATCAGTCATCATCGGTGTCGCCGGTGCCGGGCAGGAAATCTCGACCCGTCCGTTCCAACTGGTCACCGGACGTGTATGGCGCGGCAGTGCGTTTGGCGGCGTGAAGGGACGCTCCCAGCTTCCCGGAATTGTTGAACAATATCTGGCGGGAGAATTCGGTCTTCAGGAGTTCATCACCCACACAATGCCACTGGATAAGATCAACGACGCTTTCGATTTAATGCATGCAGGCGAAAGTATTCGTTCTGTCATTCATTTTGAAGTGAATCAATAA